The nucleotide window ATACCCATGATATTACCCATCATGCGACCGTTCCGCTAAGGTCAGGTGAGAAGATGCTGGGCCTGCTCAATGTTGCTGCGCCATCTAAGGAACATTTCAGCGACAGCGAACTGGCACTGTTGCAGGCCGTGGCATACCAGATCGGTAGCGCAATGGAGCGGATGCGATTGTATCGTGCGGAGCAGCGACGAGCTGATCTGTATGCCAAGCTGGGGGAGTTCAGCACGGCTTTGGGTCTCGCAGTCAACGAATGCAGCAATTCAGAGGCTCTGTCTGTAAAAGTTGTGCAACTGCTTGGGCAGCATTATGACTGGCCTTTGACAGCAATTATTCAGCAGAAAAATGGCGTATATACGGTGCAGGCAGCTTATGCAGGTGGCATCGTTCAAGCGTTATCAAGTGCGATTCTATCTTCGGAAGCGGCAAACCACATGAATCGTGTGATCAATAGTCACAGGGCTGCGTCCCTGTCTGCGATAGAAATGACTGAGATTTTCACGGTGTGCGAGCCGGAGAAAACGATAAATCTCCTTACTTCGGGGATTGCTGCTCCCCTTCCATACCATGCGCTTGGGGAACCGGGAATTCTGCTGATCGGACTTGGAACATCAGGTCCTGCGCAGGCAGACGCTGAAGTGCTGGAGGCATTGGCTGAGCATATTACGGCCTCTTGGGAGAGTCTCAAGCTGGCGGAGAATCGCCGCGAACTGGCACGACTGGAAGAGAGGAATCGGCTGGCTCGCGATCTGCATGATTCGGTCAATCAGATTTTATTTTCACTATCGTTAACTGCTAAAGGTGTGGAAAGTATGTTAACCGGCTCCGAACAGTTACACCCGGCAGTAGAAGCGATGAAGGATATTCGGACCTTGTCTCAGGAGGCTCTTAAGGAAATGCGCGCATTGATTATGCAGCTCCGTCCCGCGGGGCTGGAAGCAGGGCTGCTCCATGCGCTACAGGAATACGGCACCAGCCAGGGTCTTCAAGTGGTGATGAATCGGACGGGAATGCGGTCTTTACCGCGTAATATAGAAGAAGCAATGTGGCGAATCGGGCAGGAAGCGCTGAATAATGTACGGAAACACGCTGGTGTTCGTTCTGCTGAGGTCACCCTCAAGTTAAGTGAACATGAAGCGATGCTCACCGTCACAGACAAGGGAACAGGCGGAGCGAACAGGCGTAAAGCACCGTCTGGAAGTTCACTTGGTCTGTCCATTATGAAGGAACGGGCTGAATCACTTGGAGGCAGGTTAGAAATAGTTAGTTCTTCCCGAAAGGGAACGACAGTAACGGCAGTCATTCCACTTCCGTTCGAATCTGTATAAAGTCAGGGGGAAGAGAGATGCCGATTACGATTTTGCTCGCAGATGATCATGCGATGGTGAGACGCGGGCTGCACGTTTTTTTGACCACGCAGCAAGATATGAAGGTTGTCGGTGAAGCATCAAATGGGCAGGAAGCATTGGAGCAGGCGGAAGCGTTAAAACCCGACGTGGTATTAATGGATATGCATATGCCGGTCATGGACGGGATCGAAACAGCCAGACGGTTGCGTGCATTAATGCCAGAAACGCGAATCATTGTGCTCACCTCGTTTTCGGATCAGGATCATGTCGTTCCTGCTGTTCGCGCAGGGGTGAAAGGATATCTGCTCAAGGATATAGAACCGGAGGATCTGGCTGTGGCTATTCGTAATGTGCATGCAGGTCAGGTGGAATTGCATCCTGCCGCAGCAGGTCAATTGATGCATGTGATGGCTTCATCCGATTGGTCCATAAATGAACAACGACCACAGCATATACCGACAGATCGGTCAGTAGACAATCAACATCAGGAGCCAAAGCAGAAGGGGAAATCAACTGAAGCGTCTCTTGGCGGACTGGATATGCTCACTCGCCGTGAACAAGAGGTCTTGGGGCTGATTGCTCAAGGGCTGAGTAACAAGGAAATTGCGGTTCAATTGGTCATCACAGAAAAAACGGTCAAAACACATGTCAGTCACCTGCTGGACAAACTGGGGCTGGCGGATCGGACGCAAGCGGCCCTTCATGCCGTGAGAAACGGCTGGGTCGTCTGACCAATTCCGACATATCCTCATACTTAAGTCGTATAAACTCAACCTAAAGGTTGAGTTTTTTGGTATTTCAAGTTAAGTCTATCTGCTGACGATTTGGCTGTCGAAGAAAGGTAAGATAAAGATAGCAAAAGTCAGATCGGTTGAAGGAAACGTGAAAGTAAAAACAATAAAAAAACCAAGGAGAGTGACATGAATGAATATTGTTATTTTGGCAGGTAGCAATCGGAATAATGCAACCAGTACACGTTTGGGAGAATACGCAGTGGAGATTATTCGTGGACAGGGACATCAGGCCAGCCTGTTTGATCTGTATCAGACGCCCCTCCCATTCTACGCACCCGATGAAAAACAGGCGGATCATGAACATCTGGCAGACCTGAATACACGTATGCTCGCGGCAGATGCCATCATCCTATCTACGCCAGAGTACCATGGCAGTATTAGCGGTGTGCTCAAAAATGCACTGGATCACCTGAGCCAGGCTCATTTCAGTGGCAAGCCCGTCCTGTCCATCAGCTCCTCTGGTGGAGCGGTGGGGGTAAGTTCGCTTTTACAATTACAAGCGATTGTTCGCAATCTGCATGGTATCAATGCCCAAGAGTGGATCTCCATTGGGGGTGCGCAGCGCAGACGATTCGAAGCGACATTTGACGGATACGAAGAGTACGAAGGCAGTCAGGATATAGAGGACCGGGTGCAGCGGGTTATTGGATCGTTTTTGAATCTGGCCCAGACGTTAACGAATGCGCGGAACTCATCGATGAGTTAAGAACGAACGAAGAGGAAATTGGGAAAAGGAAAAGAGGTTGAACATCATGATTACAGGCATATTTGAAACACATTTGAACGTAACAGATCTGGAGAGATCCCATCATTTCTATGAAACGGTCCTGGGTTTACCCCATGCTTATGGGCAGAAAGAACGTGGGAACTCCTTCTATTGGATCGGTGGAAAAGGCAATGCCATGCTGGGATTGTGGCAAAAGGAACCTTCCGAGGTGAAGCGTCAGCACTTTGCTTTCCATGTATCTCTGGAGGATATGAAACATGCGGTGGCTCACTTGGAGAACAAAGGGATCAAGACACAGAATTTCCTGGATGATGATATCGGTGAATTGTACGTCTTCAGCTGGATGCCTGCAGTATCTGTGTATTTTACCGATCCGGATGGTCATTCGCTTGAATTCATCGCCATGCTCCCGGATGAAGCGAAACCTGAGCTTGGCATGGTGCCATGGAGTCAGTGGGAGGAGATGCAGGAGAAGACCGTATGATGATCGAAGAATTACAGTTATATACAGCACGGCTGGAGGACCTCAAGCATTTTTATCGCGATACGTTGGGAATGGAGGTATCCAGTGAGACTGATCAGGCCTTCAACCTACAGGTTGGAAGGACTAAGATGATTTTCAATCCGTGTGAAACAGATCGTGAGCCCTTCTATCATGTGGCCTGGATGATTCCGACGAATCGGTTCAAGGAAGCGAAGCAGTGGGCTGCATCACGTGTTGTTTTAAGCAGGGAAGAAGATCGGGATGAGACGTATTCTGCTACTTGGAACTCTGATTCTCTCTATTTCGAAGATCCGGCAGGCAATATTATCGAGCTAATTGCTCATCATCGTATTAAGAACGAGAGTGATCATGACTTCTCTGCTAAAGACATATTACAGGTGTGTGAGGTTGGATTGGTGACGGATGATGTTCTGTCTACGGTGAATAAGCTTCAGCAGATTGGACTCGCGCGCTGGGGTGAGGTTAGTGAAACCTTTGCCCCTGTAGGGGATGTGCATGGTCTGTTTATTGTGGTGAAGAAGGATCGGACGTGGTTTTTCTCTACGCAAAAAGCGCAGATCTATCCGCTGGAAGTGTCCATTCGTGACGTGGGCAGGCTTCGAATAGGCTAAACTTTGCATTCCAGGGCAAAACGGGCATATGTGGAGCAATTCCATCATGTTATAGAAGTAAACGCTTTATTTATTAATTTCAGGGTAGTTCCTGTGATGGGCTTACATAATATGAAGGGTGGTGGCAAGCTTGGATCGACGTTTGTTGGAAGAAGGACTAGCGATTATCGTTTCCAGTCGGGAGCGTACAGGAGATCTGTGGCATGCTCATTATGGGGCGGGTGCGATTGCGGCATATTTTTGGGTGCGGGAAAATCGTCTCACTGCCCTTGCCGCCGGCAGTGTTACCGCCGAAGCAAAAGCCATGCTTCGCCAACATGGAATCAGCCCTGGTCAGACCTCTCCGATTGGTGAAATGATGCCCAGGGAAGATGCCGAAGCGCGTATTACGGACGCATTGGATCGAACCATTGGAGAGTTGCACTGGGTTGGACATCAGGCCATTTACGGGGCAATCAGTCTGAAAGCCATTCGCGAACTGGATGGATGGGGTACTGCGGAGGAGATTGGTCAGCTGGTTGAATTGATCGATTCATTCGATCGAACCATCCCAGGAAGATCCTGGATGAACACAACCGTGAAAGAAATTCGTAGTCTGAAGCCTGAGAAGAGCGATGGTTTCCCCGAGATTGAAGATCCAACGCAGTTGTCACGTCTGATTCTGGATGAGCTTGGTGCGTTCCAGACCATATATCATGCGGAAGCGCATCATGACCTGATCGGCCATATGCTGACCTACGGACATGCGCTTAATATATTATATGAACTGGGTTATCCGGCATTGTTCCATAAAGGCATTCCGCCTTTCCTTACTATGGTGAAGGCGCTACGTTTAAGCCGAGATGTGAACAGCGAACAGAAGATGCCAACACTGCAATCACCTGTAGACCTACTGCCATTATCGCGGGCGGAACGTTCGGTAGCACTGCCCCATGAACTGGAGTACTGGCTCACCGATAGACGTTCCCGTGACTGGTACGGAGGTCATGTGTTCAAATTCCCGTTCAGCTTCTATCATCATGCCAAGAACGGGGATCCTGTACCGGAAACATGGGAGAACTTTCGTTATATCATCGCGTGAGATAAAACATACAATATGAATGGAACCAATATATAACCAACGATATGGAGCAAAAATGAAGAGCACTTGCCAAAGCTGGCAGGTGCTTGTTTTATGGATGTTCTAGATTCGTTCAGATTTAAACCGACAATTAACCACCATGGAGACGACCACATTCATGCGTAATTCATCCCGATTACCATCAGCGTGAGTGGGCAAAGGCGGTAAAATGGTATTATCGGATCAGCCGCAAGGAAGACAAACCGACAGCTCATACGCTAAAGTACAGACCGGCTATGGAGCCGGTTTTTTTAATTCGGTGATTGCATCCTTGCCCTGATCGGGTACTAAAGACTAAACAGATAACAGGAGGCTACGTGATATGAAAACAGTATTGTATGTTCCACTGGATGATCGTCCAGCGAATCTGGATGATGTGATTGTGCAAGGGAAAGCAGCCGGTATCCATATCGTTACACCGAACCTGAGTGATCTTAAGAATCGTCTGGACTCGGAGAAAACCGTAGATGGCACAACGTTGCTCGGCACCTCCACGCCGGTGTATGGTAAACCGTCCAACATTCATGATTTTATTCTGAAACATGCTGCCAAAGTTGATGGATTTATTATTTCATCCGATATGCTCTCCTATGGGGGTCTGATTGGCAGTCGTCAACTTCGAGAAGATGGGGGAGGTTCCTATCCGGAATACGATGAGGAAACTACTCGTTTGCTGGATGTGATCCGCGTGATCAAGCAGAAATATCCACGCAAACCCGTATTCGTAATGGATACCATCATGCGGTTGGCTACAACCTCGTTTGCAGATGCCTTGGCGCTCGATGCCTATAATGAATCCCGTGCGTTGATGCAGCAGCCACGTCAGACTTACACCGAGTTTGAGGATATTATTCAAGGTTATAACCAATCCCCCGATGGAGTGGAATATGGGGCAACGACCTATTTTGATAAAGAACAGTATTACAACACAAGACAACATAAATTCAAAACAAATCTGTACATTCTGGATCAGCTGGCTCGCACAGGTTATATCGATTTCCTTGCAGTTGGTGTTGACGACGCTAACACCCAGGGGGTTCAGATCAATGAAATCAAATATGTAGAAGCGCGGATCAATGAATGGCTGGGTGGAACCAATGGACAAAATCCGGATCGTGCTATCATCTTGCCGGATGCAGATGGTCTGGGGCACGCTTTGGTTGCTCGCATGGCGAACCAGTTGTTCCGAGGTGGTGCGAAGACACGTTACGGAGTGAAATATTTTGGTCCTCACGGAAACTCCATCATTAACACGTATGAATACATGGATGTACACGAGAATGTGGTTCGTCATGTGGATATTGTAGGTGGTGTGCTTGTGGCGGATTCGGCATATCCCGAACCGGAGGTGGTAACGGATGCGAGTGCTGGCTTGGAAAATGAACAGCTGGTGGCTGTATCAGCCGAGCAAGTTGTCCCATTTGACATGGCCTCCGAACTGGATCGTATGACGAAGGGTCATCCGGGAAATTCCGGAGAGAACACAGGCATCGACATTGAGATTATTGCCATTACGGCTCTGGATCAGGTGCAAGCTGCGTTGGAGCAATTGACGCTGAATGGGGAGCAAGGTTTGCCTTCGGTATTGATTGATTTTGTGGGTAAAGGACCAGCCAATGTTGATGTTGCTGAAGCGTTGCTAAACAGTCCATATACCGGACGCGTGCTGGGATATAGTGCCTGGAATACGCCAGGTAACAAGATCGGTATGGCCGTAGGCATGGGGCAGTCGAGGTACGCGTTGATCACAACAGAGAAGCATGAGCACAAATTGCGAGATGCGATGAATGCACATGGCTCGTTGTTGTTTAAGCGTTTTCTGAAGGATTACTACTACAAAGCGGTAGCGATTGCGGACATCCGCACATATTCCCGAGCCCATGCGCTGTATACCAACGTGGCTACCCTGTCGGATCAGAATATGTTGCTGTTCAACTCAGAGGAAGACTATGCCCATTTGCAAACATTGCTCCGTGATTTAATGCAGACTTATACTACGGCGCTTGCGAATAAAACTGCCTTCCAGACAGGCAATGTGGCGATCAAAGAGATCTGTGATGGCGAATTGTCTTATGCGACGTATGGCAGTGCGCTGCTGGAATATGCGAACCCTGATTTTATCTGGGGCCGTGCATTTGAGATTACGTTGAACCCCCAAGTTAGACTGAACTAAACTGCTATCTCACCATGGGCTCCTCATGTTTAGGGTGATCACTGGTATGACTGTATTGCTTAATCTCGCCGTTGTTAAAAATGATATATTGGTACTTCGCTTCGGGTTCATCCGCGAATGTTACGGAGGCACCGTAAGGTGCTTCAGAGCTCTTTGAAGAGTACGTACCTTGTACTTCGATAAACTGTTCAAGTGAATAACCCTTCTGATCAATCAGGTAAGTGGTTACCTGTTGTTCAGCATCATTTTTCTTGAGCGAATTACCAAGCAGTCCGAAATAAGCCCAGCAGGATATCCCGAGTATAAATGCTAAGATGACAAGTGAAGTGATCTTGAATGTTTTACTCATAGATATTCCTCCTTCTTGTACGTAAGCGACAATGGATTTGATAATGAAATATTAATATATTTGGATAAATTTATCAATTCATTGATCTTAATCTTAATGCTTACTTAGGTATCCTTTAAAATGATGATTCCAGAATCGTCTTTTTTCCACCCGAACGACTCCCTTAATCGCACCGAAGTCGTACGGAACACCATCCGCGCTAGGGATGAGAGGGTGTAAGATTGTATTATCGGATTAATAGCAAGGGACGCACCGAAAGCACATACGCTAATGTATAGACCGGCCAGCTGGCCGGTCTTTTTGATGCGGTGAATGTAGTCCCGGCACTGGTTCGATAGCAATACAGACTCTGAGTTAAAAGGGGGAGTCTACTGCTGCTGCACTGTCGCTGCAAGGTGTGGGCAGATCTCAAACTTGCAGCCAAAGGGGGCGAAATGAATGTGTCTATGAGAAATGAGATTAACACTGACATGAGCACCAGTAAATTGAGTACGCTCATTAAAAAAACGCTGAAACAGAAGCTCGCGGTACTTGTTCCAGATTGGGGCGGTCGTGTGCTGGATGTACCTGGGCCAGGCGAAGTGTTTGCTGGGCCTTGTGCAGTCGTTGCGTTTGCCGAAGAGGTGCCGAAGTCTGCTTGGGCGGGATATCGACGGATTATTAAAATCTCACCCTACGCTCGCCCGGAAGATGGTGGCGCTGAACAAGTGGAAGCTTGGTCAGCTGATCTAATCGAAGGGTTGCACCAGGTAAGACTGGTGGATGAAGCAGGTGAGGCCTTCACTTGCATCTATTTGGGTTCTTCAGATAGTGACCGGGTGGATGCAGGGTCTGGAATGTTTACGCGCAGTCTGCGGTTCGGAGTGTATGTTCCCGAAGACTCGGGAGCTGCTCTCGTTGAATCAGAGGATGCGTGGTTAGCTGCGCTTCAAGGCTGGACACAGCAGGAACTTGGCTCGAACTGGTCGGTATATGGGGATATCTGGCCTGGTGGGTACGAGAAGCCGTCTGTGTTATGGCGATTGGCCGGATGCAGCACTTCTGTG belongs to Paenibacillus sp. FSL H8-0079 and includes:
- a CDS encoding NAD(P)H-dependent oxidoreductase — its product is MNIVILAGSNRNNATSTRLGEYAVEIIRGQGHQASLFDLYQTPLPFYAPDEKQADHEHLADLNTRMLAADAIILSTPEYHGSISGVLKNALDHLSQAHFSGKPVLSISSSGGAVGVSSLLQLQAIVRNLHGINAQEWISIGGAQRRRFEATFDGYEEYEGSQDIEDRVQRVIGSFLNLAQTLTNARNSSMS
- a CDS encoding DUF3139 domain-containing protein — encoded protein: MSKTFKITSLVILAFILGISCWAYFGLLGNSLKKNDAEQQVTTYLIDQKGYSLEQFIEVQGTYSSKSSEAPYGASVTFADEPEAKYQYIIFNNGEIKQYSHTSDHPKHEEPMVR
- a CDS encoding VOC family protein produces the protein MMIEELQLYTARLEDLKHFYRDTLGMEVSSETDQAFNLQVGRTKMIFNPCETDREPFYHVAWMIPTNRFKEAKQWAASRVVLSREEDRDETYSATWNSDSLYFEDPAGNIIELIAHHRIKNESDHDFSAKDILQVCEVGLVTDDVLSTVNKLQQIGLARWGEVSETFAPVGDVHGLFIVVKKDRTWFFSTQKAQIYPLEVSIRDVGRLRIG
- a CDS encoding VOC family protein, coding for MITGIFETHLNVTDLERSHHFYETVLGLPHAYGQKERGNSFYWIGGKGNAMLGLWQKEPSEVKRQHFAFHVSLEDMKHAVAHLENKGIKTQNFLDDDIGELYVFSWMPAVSVYFTDPDGHSLEFIAMLPDEAKPELGMVPWSQWEEMQEKTV
- a CDS encoding DUF4127 family protein yields the protein MKTVLYVPLDDRPANLDDVIVQGKAAGIHIVTPNLSDLKNRLDSEKTVDGTTLLGTSTPVYGKPSNIHDFILKHAAKVDGFIISSDMLSYGGLIGSRQLREDGGGSYPEYDEETTRLLDVIRVIKQKYPRKPVFVMDTIMRLATTSFADALALDAYNESRALMQQPRQTYTEFEDIIQGYNQSPDGVEYGATTYFDKEQYYNTRQHKFKTNLYILDQLARTGYIDFLAVGVDDANTQGVQINEIKYVEARINEWLGGTNGQNPDRAIILPDADGLGHALVARMANQLFRGGAKTRYGVKYFGPHGNSIINTYEYMDVHENVVRHVDIVGGVLVADSAYPEPEVVTDASAGLENEQLVAVSAEQVVPFDMASELDRMTKGHPGNSGENTGIDIEIIAITALDQVQAALEQLTLNGEQGLPSVLIDFVGKGPANVDVAEALLNSPYTGRVLGYSAWNTPGNKIGMAVGMGQSRYALITTEKHEHKLRDAMNAHGSLLFKRFLKDYYYKAVAIADIRTYSRAHALYTNVATLSDQNMLLFNSEEDYAHLQTLLRDLMQTYTTALANKTAFQTGNVAIKEICDGELSYATYGSALLEYANPDFIWGRAFEITLNPQVRLN
- a CDS encoding response regulator transcription factor — its product is MPITILLADDHAMVRRGLHVFLTTQQDMKVVGEASNGQEALEQAEALKPDVVLMDMHMPVMDGIETARRLRALMPETRIIVLTSFSDQDHVVPAVRAGVKGYLLKDIEPEDLAVAIRNVHAGQVELHPAAAGQLMHVMASSDWSINEQRPQHIPTDRSVDNQHQEPKQKGKSTEASLGGLDMLTRREQEVLGLIAQGLSNKEIAVQLVITEKTVKTHVSHLLDKLGLADRTQAALHAVRNGWVV
- a CDS encoding GAF domain-containing sensor histidine kinase, producing MSEELGMQEMVTLKTIAETLNTSNDLSLMLDTVVGKLLELTGLTAGWVFLINERGDYTCVSDYNLPPALLRDDKEPMRTGTCWCVNRFKDGRLNYAVNIINCKRLEDAVEFKWGDTHDITHHATVPLRSGEKMLGLLNVAAPSKEHFSDSELALLQAVAYQIGSAMERMRLYRAEQRRADLYAKLGEFSTALGLAVNECSNSEALSVKVVQLLGQHYDWPLTAIIQQKNGVYTVQAAYAGGIVQALSSAILSSEAANHMNRVINSHRAASLSAIEMTEIFTVCEPEKTINLLTSGIAAPLPYHALGEPGILLIGLGTSGPAQADAEVLEALAEHITASWESLKLAENRRELARLEERNRLARDLHDSVNQILFSLSLTAKGVESMLTGSEQLHPAVEAMKDIRTLSQEALKEMRALIMQLRPAGLEAGLLHALQEYGTSQGLQVVMNRTGMRSLPRNIEEAMWRIGQEALNNVRKHAGVRSAEVTLKLSEHEAMLTVTDKGTGGANRRKAPSGSSLGLSIMKERAESLGGRLEIVSSSRKGTTVTAVIPLPFESV